From Zingiber officinale cultivar Zhangliang chromosome 5B, Zo_v1.1, whole genome shotgun sequence, the proteins below share one genomic window:
- the LOC121984946 gene encoding bZIP transcription factor 1-B-like isoform X1: protein MGGSETDSKGPKTSTAQEQPRATSSSPTAAAYTDWSGFQAYSPIPPPGFFHAPVVSSPQAHPYMWGPQHLMPPYGTPPPPFVMYPHGIYAHPSIPPGSHPISPYGIPSPNVNAEVCGNMPPSTEGDAKTSEGKEKKPFRRSKGSLGSLNMITGKSNTDIDKPSGAPNGILSYSNDSGSEDSSEGSDANSQNDSEPKTVGRQKTLDETTTNGTTATGITPSHAMSHQTMPLMPMLAAGVPGVVAGPTTNLNIGMDYWVTPASSAFPPAGTVPTAPATGTTVSGTLVGASEKVPSEIWLQDERELKRQRRKQSNRESARRSRLRKQAEYEEVAQRVEVLKEENTALRAELDNFKKEYDELLAQNASLKERMQGKMKVSASEIDNNQQDDNTQIDLDSDPQAGKSDSKQLGDH from the exons ATGGGTGGAAGCGAGACCGATAGCAAGGGGCCAAAAACATCGACTGCGCAG GAGCAGCCACGAGCTACCAGCTCCAGCCCCACTGCAGCAGCCTACACGGATTGGTCTGGATTTCAG GCATACTCACCGATTCCTCCACCTGGCTTCTTCCATGCCCCAGTGGTGTCAAGTCCCCAAGCTCATCCTTATATGTGGGGACCTCAG CACCTTATGCCACCTTATGGTACACCACCACCACCATTTGTGATGTATCCTCATGGAATATATGCACATCCATCCATCCCACCG GGTTCACATCCAATCAGCCCCTATGGTATACCTTCTCCGAATGTAAATGCTGAAGTTTGT GGAAATATGCCTCCTAGCACTGAAGGAGATGCAAAGACATCTGAGGGAAAGGAAAAGAAACCCTTTAGACGATCAAAGGGAAGTCTTGGAAGTTTGAATATGATAACAGGAAAAAGCAATACTGACATCGATAAGCCATCAGGAGCGCCTAATGGAATCTTATCTTATAG TAATGATAGTGGAAGTGAAGATTCAAGTGAAGGGAGTGATGCTAATTCTCAGAAC GACTCAGAACCAAAGACAGTTGGCAGACAGAAGACTCTGGATG AGACGACTACGAATGGCACAACTGCCACAGGTATTACACCATCACATGCGATGTCACATCAGACAATGCCATTAATGCCTATGCTAGCAGCTGGAGTACCTGGAGTTGTTGCTGGTCCTACTACAAACTTGAATATTGGAATGGATTACTGGGTTACTCCAGCTTCATCTGCATTCCCTCCAGCTGGGACGGTTCCTACTGCACCAGCCACAGGAACAACAGTGTCTGGCACACTTGTTGGAGCAAGTGAAAAGGTTCCATCAGAGATATGGCTTCAG GATGAAAGAGAACTAAAAAGGCAGAGACGGAAACAGTCAAACAGGGAATCAGCACGTCGTTCTAGGTTGCGCAAGCAG GCAGAGTACGAAGAAGTGGCTCAGCGTGTGGAGGTTCTGAAAGAGGAGAATACGGCTCTTAGAGCAGAATTAGACAACTTTAAGAAAGAATATGATGAACTTCTCGCCCAAAATGCTTCTcttaag GAGAGAATGCAAGGAAAAATGAAAGTATCAGCCTCAGAAATTGATAATAACCAGCAAGACGATAACACACAGATTGACTTAGATTCTGATCCGCAAGCAGGGAAATCAGACAGTAAGCAGCTGGGTGATCACTAA
- the LOC121984946 gene encoding bZIP transcription factor 1-B-like isoform X2, with the protein MGGSETDSKGPKTSTAQEQPRATSSSPTAAAYTDWSGFQAYSPIPPPGFFHAPVVSSPQAHPYMWGPQHLMPPYGTPPPPFVMYPHGIYAHPSIPPGSHPISPYGIPSPNVNAEVCGNMPPSTEGDAKTSEGKEKKPFRRSKGSLGSLNMITGKSNTDIDKPSGAPNGILSYSNDSGSEDSSEGSDANSQNDSEPKTVGRQKTLDETTTNGTTATAGVPGVVAGPTTNLNIGMDYWVTPASSAFPPAGTVPTAPATGTTVSGTLVGASEKVPSEIWLQDERELKRQRRKQSNRESARRSRLRKQAEYEEVAQRVEVLKEENTALRAELDNFKKEYDELLAQNASLKERMQGKMKVSASEIDNNQQDDNTQIDLDSDPQAGKSDSKQLGDH; encoded by the exons ATGGGTGGAAGCGAGACCGATAGCAAGGGGCCAAAAACATCGACTGCGCAG GAGCAGCCACGAGCTACCAGCTCCAGCCCCACTGCAGCAGCCTACACGGATTGGTCTGGATTTCAG GCATACTCACCGATTCCTCCACCTGGCTTCTTCCATGCCCCAGTGGTGTCAAGTCCCCAAGCTCATCCTTATATGTGGGGACCTCAG CACCTTATGCCACCTTATGGTACACCACCACCACCATTTGTGATGTATCCTCATGGAATATATGCACATCCATCCATCCCACCG GGTTCACATCCAATCAGCCCCTATGGTATACCTTCTCCGAATGTAAATGCTGAAGTTTGT GGAAATATGCCTCCTAGCACTGAAGGAGATGCAAAGACATCTGAGGGAAAGGAAAAGAAACCCTTTAGACGATCAAAGGGAAGTCTTGGAAGTTTGAATATGATAACAGGAAAAAGCAATACTGACATCGATAAGCCATCAGGAGCGCCTAATGGAATCTTATCTTATAG TAATGATAGTGGAAGTGAAGATTCAAGTGAAGGGAGTGATGCTAATTCTCAGAAC GACTCAGAACCAAAGACAGTTGGCAGACAGAAGACTCTGGATG AGACGACTACGAATGGCACAACTGCCACAG CTGGAGTACCTGGAGTTGTTGCTGGTCCTACTACAAACTTGAATATTGGAATGGATTACTGGGTTACTCCAGCTTCATCTGCATTCCCTCCAGCTGGGACGGTTCCTACTGCACCAGCCACAGGAACAACAGTGTCTGGCACACTTGTTGGAGCAAGTGAAAAGGTTCCATCAGAGATATGGCTTCAG GATGAAAGAGAACTAAAAAGGCAGAGACGGAAACAGTCAAACAGGGAATCAGCACGTCGTTCTAGGTTGCGCAAGCAG GCAGAGTACGAAGAAGTGGCTCAGCGTGTGGAGGTTCTGAAAGAGGAGAATACGGCTCTTAGAGCAGAATTAGACAACTTTAAGAAAGAATATGATGAACTTCTCGCCCAAAATGCTTCTcttaag GAGAGAATGCAAGGAAAAATGAAAGTATCAGCCTCAGAAATTGATAATAACCAGCAAGACGATAACACACAGATTGACTTAGATTCTGATCCGCAAGCAGGGAAATCAGACAGTAAGCAGCTGGGTGATCACTAA